Proteins from a single region of Styela clava chromosome 1, kaStyClav1.hap1.2, whole genome shotgun sequence:
- the LOC144422971 gene encoding uncharacterized protein LOC144422971 → MTQDPDINKGIKDTVQEMRVLEMKDLTNHIDRIQALKEVMQDMEQETMVMYTQELINRIDRIQDSKEVIQDMEQGTIIMETREPINHIDRIPDLEAGTIIMETIEPINHIDRIQDLEAGTINMETKEPINRIDRIQDLTEAMQINGGEFYMSLRYHSICAII, encoded by the exons ATGACACAG GACCCAGACATCAACAAAGGAATCAAAGATACGGTCCAAGAAATGAGGGTTTTAGAAATGAAAGACCTAACCAACCATATCGACAGAATCCAGGCTTTGAAGGAGGTAATGCAAGATATGGAGCAAGAGACGATGGTTATGTATACGCAAGAACTAATCAACCGTATCGACAGAATCCAGGATTCCAAAGAGGTGATCCAAGATATGGAGCAAGGGACAATAATTATGGAAACGAGAGAACCGATCAACCATATCGACAGAATCCCGGATTTGGAGGCAGGGACAATAATTATGGAAACGATAGAACCGATCAACCATATCGACAGAATCCAGGATTTGGAGGCAGGGACAATAAATATGGAAACGAAAGAACCGATCAACCGCATAGACAGAATCCAAGATTTGACAGAGGCGATGCAGATCAATGGAGGAGAATTTTATATGTCACTCAGATACCACAGCATTTGTGCAATCATCTAG